TCATGGTACATTAGTACTTTCATACtaaattttggttataattatcataatcTTTAAATAGTGACTATAATTCTAAATACGGTTCAAATTTTGgttactttttcaatttttccctCAGAAGTTGACCGTTCTATTACGTGTCCGTACGGTAACGTGATGACTTTTGTCTATGTTGCCGGAAGGTGCTTTGCTTTTGAGAGGAGACTGGACTTGAGTCTTTTCACTCAAAtcgaattgaaaaattaaataagaatcaacacacaaaaataaacaaagtcGTCTGGAAAGAAATTAGGTTAGGATGCTTTCCTGGGAAGAGTCAAGAGGTGtccccattttttatttttttggacaaaagccAAAAGGTGTCCCTTGAGTGTTATAAATTCTTATTGCACACAAGACAAGCACTGCCATTTTTTCCTTGCTTTTCGCTTGAGTATCACTGTAGTGCCGTAAACAGTGACACCACCATGACAACCCATGAATCCTCTtcttcatcctcctcctcctcctcctcaaaacTGTGGAAGTACGATGTGTTCTTGAGCTTTAGAGGCGAAGACACACGTTACGGCTTCACGGGGCACCTCCATGCGGCATTAAAAGACAGGGGCTACGATGTCTTTATTGACGACGACGGTCTGAAAAGAGGGGAACAAATAAGAGAAAAACTGTTCCAAGCAATCGAAGAGTCAAGGATCTCTATCATTGTATTCTCAAAGAAGTATGCGGATTCGAGTTGGTGTCTGGACGAGCTGGTAAAGATCATGGAGTGCAGAGACAAACTGGGCCGAGAGGCTTTGCCAATATTCTATGACGTCGATCCTTCGCATGTGAGGAAGCAAGAGGGTTGTTTAGCCCAAGCATTTCAAAAGCACGAAGACGACATCCGTGAAGAGAAAGATGACAAAGAACGTGAAGCTAAGAAAGAAAGGATAAAGCAGTGGAGAGAGGCTCTTACCCAAGCTGCAAATTTGTCTGGCCACCATCTTGAAAACAGGTAACTAATCTTTTTTCATTGGACTTTGAAGTCTTTTAGCAAAGAGGGTTGCTGCTATCTATTCCGATTTTCCACATTTCGAAACTTTTTATTGGAATGGTTGTTAGGCAAATAGCACACAAGAAAAATAGCTTCACTGAAACATCGAGATTTCCAAGATAAAAAATGAGTAAAGCTAAGGGgaccatttattttatttttattttttaacaaagcaaacgattaatttaaaatatattttataaatgtttaattatatttaaactcctaaaatttaaaggttttaattttttttatttttatctaacATCTTTACTTTATCAAATTAAGAATTATGATTGTAATTTTCTACTCATTTTTATAGTATTTTAGAAGTCTACAACTTCCTTTTTAAGAGATAATCATggtttttcattttaaatatttttctaaTTATCTCTTAttattttgaccaaaaaaaaaaatctctttttttattttatattttttcatacAAGATATTTTTTTGgcctaaaattaaaatataatcttACCTTCAAGGTAACAAAAATGGTTGatgtttacattttttttaattattatgtaTACATTTCATTGAGAGAATTATTTGTATACATTATTGGCTCATACGTTGATTTTATTCATATTATGAATTGGTacgtttatttttaattttttgtgcgTTCATTTTATTCATATTATGAATTGATACTTTTATGTCAAAAGTACAATCAGATTTTGAGTAAGACGCTTAGGTATATTAGGCTACATCAACATTTCTTTATTtatcaaattaaaaattatgattataatttatgaaattatgagAAATTGCGGATATCGTATAAAAACGCCAAATAATTTTCAAGAGGGAAGTTACCCTATAGAAGGGTCTAACAAATTGGTAATTGAAATTAGATCTCTTTTAATTGATTCTTAAGAGCATAACATGAGTTATTCGGCAtattttgatttgatcaaatttgtGGACGGTTCTACGAAGAAACACTTATGATATTAGAactcattttaaaattattttagaagTTGTGGACTCCTTTTAAAGATATAATCATGGtctttcattttaaatattgtGAGTAATTTTGCTCACACCATAATTAttgtgtatgctcaccatacactTAATTATTTGTCATGTGTCCTTTCAACTAAttctagttaattttcacagtaaatattattttttcaattatgaaaaaaaaaaaaaaaagttaccaaGGTTAGTTGAATTGTCACATGACACATGATTAGGTGTATAATAAGCATATACCAAAGTTTAGGATGGTGAACGAAAATACTCCCTTGAATATTTATCTAATTATctcttttattatatttttttgtacaAAGTTTAGGATAGTAGAATGTAGTTTAATAGAAAGTCgtttaccaaaaaataaaaaataaaatccaaaagccAAGGATGTTTGGtctaacaaatttaaaaatcaaGCACCTAAATCAAAATTTCCCTTTTACAAATCATATGATGTGATTCTTGATGACACATCTCATAATTTGCTAATTTGACCTAAAAATTAACGTtactaaaatgaaatttttggcaTTGAAAGTTATATACAATACTCCAAGTCCACGCATCGAAAATTAAGGTTATTTTGTTCTAGGGTTTAAATGATATTGGGCATCTCTCTCCTATattttgcaagttgattttagGTTGAAATCAGTGTATCAAATAGATATATGCTAGTTTAGTCgatttgtatatgtatataattgcaCCAATGAGAAATAACAAGTTGTGCGAAAGTGTCAAATGTGAAATCAATAAactaatacaaaaaaaatagaacaaaaaCGAAACAATCTAAAATGACATAAAGATTTATACTCGTTCGGCTTAAACTTATATGCATTTCGAAGACGGCGAGAAAATTTCACTACTAATCAAACTAAAGATTACAAATAAAGTTTAATTCTTAAACCCCAAATCTCATGTATACCCAATAACTCTcactcaaacaaaaaacaatgaaGATGAAAATGCATACTAAATTTCTTCTCTCCCAAAAGCCACAAAAGTAACACCAGTATCATTGAATGTGgaattgccaaaaaaaaaaaaaaaaactacaagaaAGCATCATATGCCTTGTATACCTGCTGGGGCAAATACCCTAGCCACTCACGTGGCAAGCACATGGTGCAAATAAAAGGAACCAAACAGATGGGCCCATGGTGCAAACAAAAGGAACCAAACAGATGGACACTCAAGTAATTGAAGGCCCAATCGGAATGGAGCCACAAATCCAACACAACAGACTACAGTGtctttcttccaaatcttccCTGGTTCTATTTTTTTCACAAATCCTAAACCATAATCTCTTAAACCTGTATTGAAAGTCTAAGCAGTCAGGCAATATTATCACCCTCCATGTCGTTCATGTTTACTGATTGAGTGAAGTGATAGCTTCTAGTAATCCTTCATTGAGTTAATGCTGACTAATTAAGTTTTCAGgcatgaagcaaagcttattacGAGAATTGTTGAAGAGAATATTAGGGAATTGCTTCCCAGCACAGATGAATTACACGTGGCAAAATACCCGGTTGGAATCGACTTTCGTGTTCAACCAATTATCAATGATCTTTCAAGTGGTGGATCAAATGACGTTAAAATGGTTGGAATTTGGGGGATGGGTGGATTGGGCAAAACAACTGTTGCCAAAGCCATTTATAACAAAATTCATCATAGCTTCCAATTCAAATGCTTCCTTGAAGATGTTTGCCACCATGGTACAAGCCAACATGGTCTGCTTTGTTTACAACAAAAATTTATTTATGACATCTTACAACATGCCAAGCCTCAAATTATTAGTAGCGTTGCTGCAGGAATCATTGTTATAAGACAACATCTCCAACGTAGAAGGGTACTTGTCATTATTGACAATGTAGATAAAGTGGAGCAACTAAATGCAATAGTGGGAAATCGTGAATGGTTTGGTCCAGGAAGTATACTTATCATAACAACAAGAGATGAGCATATACTAAATCAATTGAGAGTGAAAATGAGATATCCAGCTTGGAGAATGAATGAAGAGGAAGCTCTTGAGCTTTTCAGTTGGCATGCATTTGACAATAGTTGTCCTAAAGAAGAATATCTTGAATTGTCAAAGAAGGTAGTTTCTTACTGTGGAGGTTTGCCGTTAGCACTCCAAGTTTTAGGCTCTTCTCTTATTGGCAGACCCATAACAGAGTGGCAAAGCCATCTagagaaattgaaaagaatGCCAGAAGGAGAAATTACagaaaaactcaaaataagctTTGATGGGTTAGATTATAATCAAAAAGCTATATTCCTTGATATATCTTGTTGCTTTCTTGGTTTGGAGAAGGATCATGTCACAAAAATATTAGATGAATGTGGCTTCTTTGCAACAAAAGAAATCAGCGTTCTCCGTGAACGGTGCCTTGTCACTGTTGAACTAGGCGAGCTAAAAATGCATGATTTGATTCGAGAAATGGGCAAGACAATAATTTCTGAAAAATTCCCTACTCAGCCTGAAAGATGGAGTAGACTGGGGGATCCAGAAGCCGTGGTAGACGTGTTGACAAATAAATCTGTAAGTAGTTTTTGAATAAAGTTTATTATTAATGCTCGCTAAATCATATCCTAGTGCAACTGCTAACATTTTATAATATTATGTAGAATACTTATAAGTACAATAAACCTTCACGTGGAAATAGAAGTAATTAAATCGATTTCCAACCGATCATATGACAATTGTTTGAAGTAAATCATTTTTCAGACGCAAATTACCCTTTTATTACTCAACATATGTCCTTTTGTTTACTTAACAGGGATCTGAAGAAATTGAAGCACTTTCTCTAGATTTGccaagctttaaaaaaaaggcTAGTTTCAGTACAAAAGCATTTGTCAATATGAAAAAACTGAGATTGCTAAGGCTCAACTATGTAGAGCTCACTGGAAGCTTCAAACATTTTCCGAAAGAGTTGAGATGGTTGTGCTGGCATGGATTCCCTTTCAAGTACATGCCAGAACACCTTCTTAATCAGCCAAAACTTGTTGCTCTTGACCTGCGGTTCAGCAAACTCAGAAAAGGCTGGAAGAATTCCAAGGTACAATCACCCTTAGCCAGTTATAATTAATTCCCGctctgattttattttttaagccaTATTCTTCTTGGATTTTgaataatattttcttttgggtttgtgCAGCCgctcgaaaatttgaaaatccttGATTTCAGTGTATCCCGTTGGTTAAAAAAGTCACCAGACTTTTCAAGGCTCCCAAATCTCAAAGAATTGAATTATTTCGGCTGTTGGAGTTTGTCCAAGATTCACCCATCCATTGGTCAACTTAAAAGACTCACTTTGGTAAATTTTGAATTCTGCGGTAAACTTAGGTGCCTCCCAGGGGAATTCTGTAAGTTGAAATCTGTTGAGACTCTTCGTCTGTTTTGCTGTTCATTAAGAGAACTGCCTGAGGGCTTAGGGGAGATGGTATCATTGAGACAACTTGATGCAACTAGTACAGCCATAAAACAATTCCCCAACGACCTTGGGATTCTAATTTCTTTACAAAAGTTGAAACTTGGAGGCAATAGTTGTCGTAGCCTACCTAGCCTTAGTGGTCTTTCAAATCTCGTATATTTGAGTTTAAGTATGTGCGAGAATCTTCGTGCAATTCCCGATTTACCAACAAATTTGGAAGTCTTGGAAGCAGATTTATGCCCTGCATTGGAAACAATGCCAGACTTTTCGCAAATGTCAAACATGAGACAACTGTGTCTGGATAATTCGCCCAAAGTCAGAGAGGTTCCAGGTTTAGGCTTGGGTAAATCATTAAACTCCATGGCAGAGCTTCATATGCTCGAGTGCACCAATCTCACAGCTGAATTTAGGAACAACGTCCTACAGGTCTTTCTCTATCTCTGTCTCCTCCTACTCGTCTTTCTCTATCAATCACAGACACAAACACAACCGCACATGTACAAGTATTTGACACTATATTACTTTGTATGTACATTATAGGGATGGACTTCTTGTGGAGTTGGTGGTATTtttttgaatgtgatttatgATATTCCAGAATGGTTTGACTTTATCGCTGACGGCAATAAAGTCAGTTTTGATGTTCCTCAATGTGATGGTCGTAATTTTAAAGGGTTGACACTCTGCTGGGTTTGTTTGCAATTCCGATTTGGAAGTGTTGCCTTTACTGTTGTCAATTGTACCAAGCATACTACCTCGAGGGTCTCTAGGCCTTGGGTAGCAAGAGAGGATTATTTTTGGCAGGGACAATTTTCGAACGATAAGCTCAAGCTCAATTTGCAAGGCGGGGACAAGATTGTTATTCTTTTAGAGGGTTCTTTTTCTAGTATAGTGAAGAAAACTGGGATAAATCTAGTATGGGACAAACCCTTGAAGGAAAACAAGCATCTTGGTAGGGGTGATTATTACTATGAATATGAATCTGAAGCACTTCCGGATTGGTTGTATGATGAGTCAAGTCCAGGACCAAGCCATGGTGCATCTGATAATCATCCCACTAATCAAATGACGACTACTACATATGAACCCaaatggaaaaggaaaaagGTTTGAAGAAAGAGCATTGCCAGATCGGTTGAATAGATGTTATTCCTGTATTATACTCTCCCGCAGACCATGTCAGCTGTCTTTCTCGTTTTCCCAGCTCTATTATTCGGACATTTGATTTGATTGCATCCAACAGATGATTTGTTCCTCATTTTACTGACAATTCATTTGCGATATTGACTAGTTGTTCAGTTGTTAATTGTTCTATGCTTTACAAATATTCATATTCTCTTGTGGAACCAAATTATTAGCATCATACTTCGACTTTTGCTGTCCTAAATCAATATTTTAGATTGAAATGTGCAGTTACTGACCATGGATGCAAACATATAGAAATCGGGACTTTAATCTCACTTGGAACCCTATCTATCAACTCCTCTGCTTCGTCTAACAGTCTAGCACAGCCAAGAAGGTCGATCAGGCAACCATAGTGTTCTAACCTCGCTCAATCTCATATATCTTTCTCTTGGAGTTGAAGAACTCACAACCCTCATCTACCAACCCTCTGTGAACGCAGTCAGTTAAGACAACAATGAAGGTGAAATCATCAGGCTTCATGCCAATATGTacctgttgaccctagaaattacaaagcctacgtggcgcgcaggccgaatatattctaagctaactacgtccttcggtgattgcggggcgtgccaactcgtcggccgaggctcggccgaggagtaaatttgatgatgctgcgttgggtcgcgctactgacttctgcgtcttgtgattgcggccgagaaaggaacgcgtctcggcctcttgggttctcgagcctgaagacaaggctgctatttcttacaaagttcacgaaccgaattcggcttgcaatgtgccgaatgtaataactgtaacacctcacctcgccgagaaggctaatgagatgacctcgaccaacaaggattcgaaaacccttctcgaccgagatttggataggcaatcgaccgttctcgccgcagtgctgttgatgccaacggaagatactgcgagaccgaccgactctacggtgacagagctatctatgccgacttaagatatcaccggttgcttccacagtgctgttgatgccaacggaagatgtgtcagcgaaaaaggaaaagaaaaagatctcaagttgtgagagtttgcgcagggcaatttttgtgttgatttgcaGGGGCTCTTCCTGATGCACAGCGTCCCTTATTTATAGTACTGAACCTTGAGTCCGAGTTTAaatcctactcggactaggtttccctctccggatcacctcgaccagtcctacaTCTACTAGGACTATGAACCTAGTCCTTAGCTAAGCTGGATTAGTTTCCTGGATATCTGATCTCGTCGAGACTCCCCATTGCACTAGGATTCGTCCTAACCGCCCTAGGTTTGGACGCCCACGTGTTGACCGATCCATGGTCCTTCTGCCGCCCGGCCTCCTGGACCGAGAGTGATCCTACCCTCGGCCCAagctattattttgggcccaaacattgccccctcgcttctgaggtcctcggcctgaaaccttcggccgagtttcggccttgTAGTAGGGTAATTTTGGCATTTACGCATtaggtttcttaggtttattgctctataaatagagcttgtaatttagtttgagaattaAGCCATTTACAATATAGTCTCTTAGGATattgtagccgttccggcattctcggttgtttaataatattcttattattttgtaatcttgttcgttgcgcactctgatattcaactagaTTACAATTCTCAACCACAAGAAGTTAGaaccaattttaacgtgacattTGTTTAAGattgcatcaaattatttttctaaGCATACTAATGGTAATCAAGCATTAAGGCACATAAGTAGTATAACTTAGTGTTTGAAAATATCAAAGTAAACATATAACAATACTTAAGCAACCACAAGAGAATTACATATTTGTATTGAGGTTCATGATCTCACTctagcaaaagaaaattagttacacataattatataaatacatacaACAGTATCCATGAGGAATTAAAGAGGGAGAACAACCCGTTTTACAAGGCCTCCTCCGGAGCTCTCCAAATCCTTCTCCGCTTCATGCGTCTGAACGTTCCTTCTGCATTCCCTTGATGTGTCTGCTGCCTCTCGGCCGAGAGCTTTCTCTGCTCTCCTTGCTAGTTTTGCCAACCGCAGCCAAAAAAACTCCCTACTCTCCTGCCGAGAGTCCTCTTTTTTATTCTCTTCCATCCACTTGAAGTCCCATTTTTCTTTGATAAACAGATATTCCTGCTCAACTCAAATTCAAAATCGGCAACAACTCATCAGCTGCAACTGGAAACAAGATGCCGTGAGAGCAGCTCCTCACCTGATCCTAATCCTGTGGAAGTTCAAGTTTaaacttttgtaattatatttttcatGTAATTATCTTTTATTTATCAGTTAGTTTGTTTCAAAGAGTTTTACTGTTGTTAAAACTCTTCAATGTAAAGTCTATATATACTGGAATACGAACAGAAGTAATTCATCGAGCAAAATCACCCTTTCTTATTTTCTATCTTTCTTTTCATTCTTTCCAGCTGCTCTGCTGCTTAATGCCTCAAACATCCCCCTCACTCCTTTTAGCCCCTTGCTTTTCAATCATTTCCACCTTTCCtcatttgtttattattttccaTGCCCTTTCTGTCCTTTTATTCCTTTCTTtccctccttttcttctctttccatTTTATTCTTTcacttctctttcttttccagCCGCCTACCTCCCAACATAGAAAATATTAATTCGTTCAACTTTCGGCTACTGGAGTCCAACTGGAGTGTAGgtttaattaataaaccaaatgGAACACATATTTTAATGGGATACTTGGTTTCGTGTgcagaaaattttcattgtgatgGAAACATGTGTGGtgcaccacgtgtttttatgtaagtggtgaatttttttttttttaggttaataatattttaacatACATATTTTCACCATTTGGATGATAACACGTGTATATCACCATGTGTgcctgttgaccctagaaattacaaagcctacgtggcgcgcaggccgagtatattctaagctaactacgtccttcggtgattgcggggcgtgccaactcgtcggccgaggctcggccgaggagtaaatttgataaTGCTGTGTtgagtcgcgctactgacttctgcgtcttgcgattgcggccgagaaaggaacacgtctcggcctcttgggttctcgagcctgaagacaaggctgctatttcttacaaagttcacgaaccgaattcggcttgcaatgtgccgaatgtaataactgtgacacctcacctcgccgagaaggctaatgagatgacctcgaccaccaaggattcgaaaacccttctcgaccgagacttggataggtaatcgaccgttctcgccgcagtgctgttgatgccaacggaagatactgcgagaccgaccgactctacggtgacagagctatctatgccgacttaagataccaccggttgcttccacagtgctgttgatgccaacggaagatgtgtcagcgaaaaagaaaaagaaaaagatctcaagttgtgagagtttgcgcagggcaattttgtattgattttgtgtgtcccttttccattgctgaatgtcttgtatttatagtagcagaacaccgagcccgagttccaatcctattcgaactaggtttccctctccggattaacattacctcgatcagtcctatctctgctaggactacgaatctagtccttaactgagccggattcgccttctagttttactgatctcgtcgagggtccctattgtattaggactcgacttgcactctgatttaaccgacctaggcctagaagcccatgagctgaacgccCCATGACCCTCTCGCCGTACGTCTTCCCGGGCCGAAAGTGAttcctccctcggcccaaactgttattttgggcccaaacattgccccctcgcttctgaggtcctcggcctgaaaccttcggccgagtttcggccttgaagaagcgaatctaccactcaggatcccaatacccgagttccaaggcgcatttattgaacacgatcgcacgatcttgatcctgctaaaccACTCACCACGTGGCATCCTCCAACATGGCCAATCCCCGATAATGACGTCTGAAGCGTGCGCCTGCCCGAACCGTCTTTCCATTATGACCACTATCTCAATCCGCGAGCCATTACATCAGTCCGTGAGCCCACCTGTCATCGTGCAGGCGTCGAACCGTCTTTCGTCATTAACTTCGCCGTCACACGcgatcgtgcgcccccaaaacctaaaaccgtcggtcttctcaaccgcatttcccaaatgttcatcgtgatcaacgattcctccggtcgattttgccctttgttttgaatttcgaacgattgctcttcccccccataactctataaataccgaaattccCTCATTTGTACTTTTACGCTCTCAAACTTCCTGAAATCCTCTGCCATTGATTTCTAGTGCATTTCTCCTATTCCAAGTCTTCGTCTTTAAATCCCCAACCCAGACAACCCTTTTACTCCGTGCCTCTTTCTCACAATGGcgtccttcatctccaagctttccaggGAATGTGACCAACACCAGAAGATTGttgatcggagctcgatcaagaCCATCTGGTTTGAAAACGACATGAGCACCCAGTACCAAATCCTGGGTCCTCTATTCAAGGCTACAATACCGCCGACTATCGTCGGCCTTCTCCAGGAGCACTGCCTAACACCCTTGcttcaagggtttgaatggtcgcgaTGGGATGCGGCTAAACCCCAgggctcctggccctcgacgaccacatcctgggcagcctgggtcgtTCGAATGGAACGACgcttcggcgagcaatggaaggCCCTTGGCCTCTACGACGCCATTCTCCTTTTGTCTATGGAAATCGTCctcgacaaggagcttctccaAGCCGCTCTGTGcttctggtgctcggccaccaacacgATGGTCCTTCCTCTGGGTCCCATTGGTCCCACCGTCCTGGATATCACTGCCATTCTGGGGACTTCGGCGACCGGAATCCCTGTCGACGCGACCCTCTCTGGGCATCCGTCGAATATCGACCTGAAAACGCTCTTCGACCGTCGGGCCTTCGAGACCTTGAACCGTGACGGTCATATCCCGTCAAAGGAAGATATtcagaagctccacaagaacttctgcaattacaacaccctctatcttcacttcgccggccgaggagaagaggacctgcgagagggagagcatgaagccttcctcttctactggtacaacaaatacGTTTGCTGTACCAAGTCAAACAAGTGTTTGGTCAAGAACATGCCAGTAGCcgaagccctggctagtggtcatGTCTTGGCACTGAGTTCTAATATTCTCGCCCAACTTTTCCGCTGCCTGG
Above is a window of Malus sylvestris chromosome 15, drMalSylv7.2, whole genome shotgun sequence DNA encoding:
- the LOC126605456 gene encoding disease resistance protein RPV1-like: MTTHESSSSSSSSSSSKLWKYDVFLSFRGEDTRYGFTGHLHAALKDRGYDVFIDDDGLKRGEQIREKLFQAIEESRISIIVFSKKYADSSWCLDELVKIMECRDKLGREALPIFYDVDPSHVRKQEGCLAQAFQKHEDDIREEKDDKEREAKKERIKQWREALTQAANLSGHHLENRHEAKLITRIVEENIRELLPSTDELHVAKYPVGIDFRVQPIINDLSSGGSNDVKMVGIWGMGGLGKTTVAKAIYNKIHHSFQFKCFLEDVCHHGTSQHGLLCLQQKFIYDILQHAKPQIISSVAAGIIVIRQHLQRRRVLVIIDNVDKVEQLNAIVGNREWFGPGSILIITTRDEHILNQLRVKMRYPAWRMNEEEALELFSWHAFDNSCPKEEYLELSKKVVSYCGGLPLALQVLGSSLIGRPITEWQSHLEKLKRMPEGEITEKLKISFDGLDYNQKAIFLDISCCFLGLEKDHVTKILDECGFFATKEISVLRERCLVTVELGELKMHDLIREMGKTIISEKFPTQPERWSRLGDPEAVVDVLTNKSGSEEIEALSLDLPSFKKKASFSTKAFVNMKKLRLLRLNYVELTGSFKHFPKELRWLCWHGFPFKYMPEHLLNQPKLVALDLRFSKLRKGWKNSKPLENLKILDFSVSRWLKKSPDFSRLPNLKELNYFGCWSLSKIHPSIGQLKRLTLVNFEFCGKLRCLPGEFCKLKSVETLRLFCCSLRELPEGLGEMVSLRQLDATSTAIKQFPNDLGILISLQKLKLGGNSCRSLPSLSGLSNLVYLSLSMCENLRAIPDLPTNLEVLEADLCPALETMPDFSQMSNMRQLCLDNSPKVREVPGLGLGKSLNSMAELHMLECTNLTAEFRNNVLQGWTSCGVGGIFLNVIYDIPEWFDFIADGNKVSFDVPQCDGRNFKGLTLCWVCLQFRFGSVAFTVVNCTKHTTSRVSRPWVAREDYFWQGQFSNDKLKLNLQGGDKIVILLEGSFSSIVKKTGINLVWDKPLKENKHLGRGDYYYEYESEALPDWLYDESSPGPSHGASDNHPTNQMTTTTYEPKWKRKKV